The following are from one region of the Silene latifolia isolate original U9 population chromosome 9, ASM4854445v1, whole genome shotgun sequence genome:
- the LOC141601842 gene encoding uncharacterized protein LOC141601842 — MRSSTQLTHLIFADYLMVFIRGDVPSGSAISETLHEFALLSELHANSEKTNIYFGGVSETIKELILSSTGFSEGEFPFKYFGLPLNTSRLTSEMFDSFIIKIQQAMDHWSNCFLSYAGKLQLINSIVFGLENFLCSTVLHPRTITAHINKLCKTLLWGIPMGSRKMVFKSWYQISSPWSPESDQGLWARWVQKHILKHEDISHISSKVHFPSSIKGILAARDRLVELAGSISHAQHMLQGWMSAIDNLKLRGMQFATRCSLCEHEEESQAHLFFNCSFSASVWHQLLLWMGHTHVGASLEAELTCRNKGIRDWQKAWFDVSLAASVHQLWTERNARIFQGHTRPVTWIVRRINFFVIIRMLMWKNHYQYHLIEESICT, encoded by the exons ATGCGTAGCAGTACTCAGCTCACCCATCTTATATTTGCTGATTATCTAATGGTTTTCATTAGAGGTGATGTTCCATCTGGTTCTGCTATTTCTGAGACTCTCCATGAATTTGCCCTCCTCTCTGAATTACATGCTAACTCTGAGAAGACTAATATTTACTTTGGTGGAGTTTCTGAAACTATTAAGGAGCTCATCCTGAGTTCTACTGGGTTCTCTGAAGGAGAATTTCCTTTCAAGTATTTTGGCCTCCCCTTAAACACATCCAGACTAACTAGTGAAATGTTTGACTCTTTTATTATCAAGATTCAGCAAGCTATGGATCACTGGTCCAATTGCTTCCTGTCCTATGCTGGCAAATTACAGCTGATCAATTCAATTGTGTTTGGGCTTGAAAATTTTTTGTGCTCTACTGTTCTTCATCCTCGAACTATTACTGCACATATAAATAAACTTTGTAAAACCTTATTATGGGGGATTCCTATGGGCAGCAGAAAGATGGTCTTTAAAAGCTGGTATCAGATTTCTTCTCCATGGTCCCCAG AATCTGATCAGGGCTTATGGGCTAGATGGGTGCAGAAACATATTCTCAAGCATGAAGATATCTCGCATATCTCTTCTAAGGTTCATTTTCCATCTAGTATCAAAGGGATTTTGGCTGCTCGAGACAGATTAGTTGAATTAGCTGGCTCTATTTCTCATGCTCAGCATATGTTACAAGGATGGATGTCTG CAATTGATAACCTCAAGCTTAGGGGTATGCAGTTTGCTACTAGATGCTCCTTATGTGAGCATGAGGAGGAATCTCAAGCCCATCTGTTCTTCAATTGTTCCTTTTCTGCATCTGTTTGGCACCAGTTACTGTTATGGATGGGTCACACTCATGTTGGTGCTTCTCTAGAAGCTGAATTGACTTGTCGTAACAAAGGAATTAGGGACTGGCAGAAAGCATGGTTTGATGTTTCCCTTGCAGCCTCTGTTCATCAGCTCTGGACTGAACGAAATGCACGGATTTTTCAAGGACATACTCGTCCAGTTACTTGGATTGTTAGGAGGATAAATTTTTTTGTCATTATTAGAATGTTAATGTGGAAAAACCATTATCAATATCATCTTATAGAGGAGAGTATATGTACTTGA